A single Trypanosoma brucei gambiense DAL972 chromosome 9, complete sequence DNA region contains:
- a CDS encoding T. brucei spp.-specific protein, which translates to MEIRMVPSNFSRITTLCGILMLLQCILRPLQAASSGGGPVTTAAKSYAIYTHEVFENNGVYNVDYVNSERVCRAEGMNLATDHSEATNSLIYKLLKPKNELGYLYAYLGGDAKYSASSVHEEKDRCKVGDLASSLNCVYRWNTGLFAPATPDDNGVAFWRGSYHEVSGAGSMNDYPSFFKNYPAYGRLNVIAKLDSSDRVTWFDDDDDFGNNINLMNVRSAVGRGICILCETSLTVALAAENLFATDTFAVNERKFVNDKQCSGSNTSAVGNISVREGKKPGENTSDDKNTTSHENRSYNDSSVADGNTSDDESTTSHENRSYDDSSVADGNTSDDESTTSHENRSYDDSSVADGNSSDDESTSDDESTSDYESTAGENTNADGNTSNEKNTTTHEYRSYDDSSVADGNTSDDESTTSHENRSYDDSSVADGNSSGDESTTSHENRSYNDSSVADGNTSDDESTTSHENRSYDDSSVADGNTSDDESTTSHENRSYDDSSVAMGTQVTMKVLPMMRVLVTMSTAGENTKADGNTSDDESTTSHENRSYDDSSVADGNTSDDKSTTSHENRSYDDSSVADGNTSDDKNTTSHENRSCDDSSVADGNTSDDKNTTSHENRSYDDSSVADGNTSDDKNTTSHENRSYDDSSVADGNSSDDKNTTSHENRSYDDSSVADGNSSDDKNTTSHENRSYDDSSVADGNTSDDKNTTTHENRSYDDSSVADGNTSDDKNTTSHENRSYDDSSVADGNTSDDKNTTIHENRSYDDSSVADGNTSDDKNTTSHENRSYDDSSVADGNTSDDKNTTSHENRSCDDSSVADGNTSDDESTSDDESTSDYESTADEEYSLYNNGIWKENTTADENTTVDENTTVDENTTVDENTTVDENTNTDEISNGSNEASDKTVPSTSSDGEGSGGGAGAAVVIIFILLVVLLVLLYFCCFAGHEKYITVMSLREKVTSPVSNVEAAEVAAVPSNGEEHLSITSHQQETPAADE; encoded by the exons ATGGAAATCCGCATGGTGCCATCAAACTTCTCTCGGATTACAACTCTGTGTGGTATACTGATGTTATTGCAATGTATTTTACGTCCACTGCAGGCTGCTAGCTCTGGAGGGGGTCCTGTGACTACAGCAGCTAAGAGTTACGCCATATATACTCATGAAGTGTTTGAAAATAATGGTGTATATAATGTGGATTACGTTAATTCTGAGCGTGTGTGCCGTGCTGAAGGTATGAACCTCGCTACTGACCACTCTGAGGCCACAAACAGTTTAATATATAAACTATTAAAACCGAAAAATGAATTGGGGTATTTATATGCTTACCTTGGTGGTGATGCCAAGTACAGTGCGAGTTCAGTACATGAGGAAAAGGACAGATGCAAAGTAGGTGACCTCGCTTCATCATTAAATTGTGTCTATCGATGGAACACAGGATTGTTTGCCCCAGCAACTCCTGACGATAATGGTGTTGCATTCTGGCGTGGGTCTTACCATGAAGTATCAGGAGCTGGTAGTATGAATGACTACCCATCCTTTTTCAAAAATTACCCTGCGTACGGGAGATTAAACGTAATTGCTAAACTGGATTCCTCTGATCGCGTCACATggtttgatgatgatgatgacttTGGAAATAATATTAATTTGATGAATGTACGAAGCGCAGTTGGTAGAGGTATCTGTATTCTTTGTGAAACATCATTAACTGTGGCGTTGGCGGCAGAAAATTTATTTGCTACTGATACCTTTGCTGtcaatgaaagaaaatttgTCAACGACAAACAATGTTCTGGTAGTAATACAAGCGCTGTAGGCAATATTTCGGTAAGGGAAGGTAAAAAACCTGGTGAGAACACAAGTGATGATAAAAATACAACTTCTCATGAAAATAGAAGTTATAATGATAGTTCAGTAGCTGATGGAAACACAAGTGACGATGAAAGTACAACTTCTCATGAAAATAGAAGTTATGATGATAGTTCAGTAGCTGATGGAAACACAAGTGACGATGAAAGTACAACTTCTCATGAAAATAGAAGTTATGATGATAGTTCAGTAGCTGATGGGAACTCAAGTGACGATGAAAGTACTTCCGATGATGAGAGTACTAGTGACTATGAAAGCACTGCTGGTGAAAATACAAATGCTGATGGGAACACaagtaatgaaaaaaatacaaccacTCATGAATATAGAAGTTATGATGATAGTTCAGTAGCTGATGGAAACACAAGTGACGATGAAAGTACAACTTCTCATGAAAATAGAAGTTATGATGATAGTTCAGTAGCTGATGGGAACTCAAGTGGCGATGAAAGTACAACTTCTCATGAAAATAGAAGTTATAATGATAGTTCAGTAGCTGATGGAAACACAAGTGACGATGAAAGTACAACTTCTCATGAAAATAGAAGTTATGATGATAGTTCAGTAGCTGATGGAAACACAAGTGACGATGAAAGTACAACTTCTCATGAAAATAGAAGTTATGATGATAGTTCAGTAGCT ATGGGAACTCAAGTGACGATGAAAGTACTTCCGATGATGAGAGTACTAGTGACTATGAGCACTGCTGGTGAAAATACAAAAGCTGATGGGAACACAAGTGACGATGAAAGTACAACTTCTCATGAAAATAGAAGTTATGATGATAGTTCAGTAGCTGATGGAAACACAAGTGATGATAAAAGTACAACCTCTCATGAAAATAGAAGTTATGATGATAGTTCAGTAGCTGATGGAAACACAAGTGATGATAAAAATACAACTTCTCATGAAAATAGAAGTTGTGATGATAGTTCAGTAGCTGATGGAAACACAAGTGATGATAAAAATACAACTTCTCATGAAAATAGAAGTTACGATGATAGTTCAGTAGCTGATGGAAACACAAGTGATGATAAAAATACAACTTCTCATGAAAATAGAAGTTATGATGATAGTTCAGTAGCTGATGGGAACTCAAGTGATGATAAAAATACAACTTCTCATGAAAATAGAAGTTATGATGATAGTTCAGTAGCTGATGGGAACTCAAGTGATGATAAAAATACAACTTCTCATGAAAATAGAAGTTACGATGATAGTTCAGTAGCTGATGGAAACACAAGTGATGATAAAAATACAACCACTCATGAAAATAGAAGTTATGATGATAGTTCAGTAGCTGATGGAAACACAAGTGATGATAAAAATACAACTTCTCATGAAAATAGAAGTTACGATGATAGTTCAGTAGCTGATGGAAACACAAGTGATGATAAAAATACAACCATTCATGAAAATAGAAGTTATGATGATAGTTCAGTAGCTGATGGAAACACAAGTGATGATAAAAATACAACTTCTCATGAAAATAGAAGTTACGATGATAGTTCAGTAGCTGATGGAAACACAAGTGATGATAAAAATACAACTTCTCATGAAAATAGAAGTTGTGATGATAGTTCAGTAGCTGATGGAAACACAAGTGACGATGAAAGTACTTCCGATGATGAGAGTACTAGTGACTATGAAAGCACTGCTGATGAAGAGTACTCACTTTACAATAATGGTATTTGGaaggaaaacacaacagctgatgaaaatacaacagttgatgaaaatacaacagttgatgaaaatacaacagttgatgaaaatacaacagttgatgaaaatacaaatacTGATGAAATATCTAATGGAAGTAATGAAGCGTCAGATAAGACTGTGCCATCTACATCTTCCGATGGTGAGGGAAGTGGCGGTGGTGccggtgctgctgttgttataATATTTATTCTTCTTGTTGTATTGCTTGTTCTTTTATACTTTTGCTGTTTTGCAGGTCATGAGAAGTATATTACTGTAATGTCTCTCCGTGAAAAGGTTACCTCACCCGTATCTAATGTGGAGGCGGCAGAAGTGGCAGCGGTACCATCAAATGGTGAGGAGCATTTAAGCATTACCAGCCATCAGCAGGAAACTCCAGCAGCTGATGAGTGA
- a CDS encoding T. brucei spp.-specific protein, with amino-acid sequence MPPTPHLSRGGKGSSRSKKVGPSKGMEKNNYINAPVHPFGPSTPVISHCILPLQMFPRPTATATHAQFRDVRALPHLSTSETLAVISPTDL; translated from the coding sequence ATGCCACCAACACCACATCTgtcaagagggggaaaaggtagcagtagaagtaaaaaagtggGACCATCTAaaggaatggaaaaaaacaactacaTTAATGCCCCCGTTCACCCATTTGGGCCCAGTACACCTGTTATCTCCCATTGTATCCTTCCGCTGCAAATGTTTCCACGTCCAACTGCCACCGCGACGCACGCCCAATTTCGCGATGTGCGTGCGCTCCCCCACTTATCCACAAGCGAGACGCTCGCTGTCATTTCCCCAACTGATCTGTAA